In one window of Ovis aries strain OAR_USU_Benz2616 breed Rambouillet chromosome 5, ARS-UI_Ramb_v3.0, whole genome shotgun sequence DNA:
- the CILP2 gene encoding cartilage intermediate layer protein 2, with protein MASLPTLLWLCVAAAHLAGARGTPDAEEPTVTAWGLEGSSLRPGQPSPALEDWEEASEWTSWFNVDHPGGDGDFESLAAIRFYYGPARVCPRPLALEARTTDWALPSDVGERVHLNPTRGFWCLNREQPRGRSCSNYHVRFRCPLEATWGSWGPWGPCSGSCGPGRRLRRRRCPSPAGDACPGRPSEAQKCVRPRCPGCGPNTCGCPDHILLGSVVTPSGHPLPGARVSLRDWPGTVATSDAHGTFRMPGVCASSRANVSAQMDGFSAGMAQAQANSSMSAVATVVLNKLEKPYLVKHPESRVREAGQNVTFCCKASGTPMPKKYSWFHNGTLLDRRTHRYGAHLELHGLRPDQAGTYHCKAWNDAGAVRSGTARLTVLAPGQPACDPRPQEHLIKLPDDCGQPGRGPTYLDVGLCPDTLCPSPAGSSPRCGDAGSRCCSVSRLESRKVHCSGYTLPVKIVAECGCQKCLPLRGLIRGRVVAADSSEPLRFARILLGREPIGFTSYQGDFTLEVAPSTQRLVMTFVDPSGQFVDTVRVLPFDPRGAGVYHEVKAMRKKAPIILDARQSNTISLGEMGEEAPLGELVIPPGAFRSADGQPYTGAVEAQVTFVDPRNLTSAAAAPSDLRFVDADGELAPLRTYGMFSVDLRAAGSAEQLHTGLVAVRVAADQIRMPGHVEALKLWSLNPDTGLWEEESGFQRERPASRRARREERVFLVGNVEIRERRLFNLDVPERRRCFVKVRAYANDKFSPSEQVEGVVVTLVNLEPAPGFSANPRAWGRFDSAVTGPNGACLPAFCDADRPDAYTAVVTATLGGEELEPAPSRPRPLPAAVGVAQPYLDRLAYRRTDHDDPALKRSGFRINLAKPRPGDPSEANGPVYPWRSLRECQEAPVTASHFRFARVEADKYEYNVVPFREGAPASWTGDLLAWWPNPQEFRACFLKVKIQGPQEYMVRSHNLGGTHPQTQGQLYGLRDSRSVRDPQRPSSSAACVEFKCSGMLFDQRQVDRTLVTVMPQGSCRRVAVNGLLQDYLTRHPPPAPSDDLAAFSMLAPLDPLGHNYGVYTVTDQSPRLAKEIAIGRCFDGSSDGFSREMKADAGTAVTFQCREPTAGRPSLFQRLLESPSAALGDIRREMGQASRVQARASGPLRTRRGRAQQ; from the exons ATGGCGTCACTGCCGACACTGCTCTGGCTCTGTGTTGCCGCCGCACACCTGGCGGGGGCCCGAG GTACTCCTGACGCTGAGGAGCCCACGGTGACCGCGTGGGGCCTTGAAGGTTCATCGTTGCGCCCTGGCCAGCCCTCGCCAGCCCTGGAGGACTGGGAAG AGGCCAGCGAGTGGACGTCCTGGTTCAACGTCGACCACCCGGGCGGCGACGGTGACTTCGAGAGCCTGGCCGCGATCCGCTTCTATTACGGGCCGGCACGCGTGTGCCCAAGGCCGCTGGCGCTGGAGGCGCGCACCACGGACTGGGCGCTGCCTTCGGACGTCGGCGAGCGCGTACACCTGAACCCCACGCGCGGTTTTTGGTGTCTCAACCGCGAGCAGCCCCGAGGCCGCAGCTGCTCCAATTACCACGTGCGCTTCCGCTGCCCGCTCG AAGCCACGTGGGGTTCGTGGGGCCCGTGGGGTCCCTGTTCGGGGAGCTGCGGGCCAGGCCGTCGCTtgcgccgccgccgctgcccaAGCCCTGCGGGGGATGCGTGTCCCGGGCGTCCCTCGGAGGCGCAGAAGTGTGTGAGGCCTCGGTGTCCAG GGTGTGGCCCCAACACCTGTGGGTGCCCCGACCACATTCTTCTGGGCTCAGTGGTCACCCCATCTGGGCATCCACTGCCAGGAGCCAGGGTCTCCTTGAGAGACTGGCCTGGCACTGTAGCCACTAGTGATGCCCATGGAACCTTCCGGATGCCTGGAGTCTGTGCCAGCAGCCGAGCCAACGTCAGTGCCCAAATGGACGGCTTTTCAGCAGGCatggcccaggcccaggccaaCAGCTCCATGTCGGCGGTGGCCACTGTTGTCCTTAATAAGTTGG agaagccctacCTGGTGAAGCACCCCGAGTCTCGAGTCCGAGAGGCTGGCCAGAATGTGACCTTCTGCTGCAAAGCCTCAGGCACCCCCATGCCCAAGAAATACTCCTG gTTCCACAACGGGACGCTGCTGGACAGGCGGACACACAGGTACGGGGCCCACCTGGAGCTGCATGGGCTCCGCCCAGACCAGGCAGGCACCTATCACTGCAAAGCATGGAATGACGCGGGGGCCGTGCGATCGGGCACTGCCCGACTCACCGTGCTTG CCCCGGGGCAGCCAGCCTGTGACCCCCGGCCCCAAGAACACCTGATCAAGCTTCCAGATGACTGTGGTCAGCCAGGCAGAGGGCCCACCTACCTGGACGTAGGCCTTTGCCCTGACaccctctgccccagccctgcaggctccAGCCCCCGGTGTGGGGACGCAGGCTCCCGCTGCTGCTCCGTGAGCCGCCTGGAGAGCAGGAAGGTCCACTGCTCTGGCTACACCCTCCCAGTCAAGATCGTGGCTGAGTGTGGCTGCCAGAAATGCCTGCCCCTTCGGGGGCTGATCCGGGGGCGCGTGGTGGCCGCTGACTCTAGCGAGCCCTTGCGCTTTGCTCGCATCCTGCTGGGCCGGGAGCCCATTGGCTTCACGTCCTACCAGGGCGACTTTACCCTCGAGGTGGCACCTTCCACTCAGCGACTGGTGATGACCTTTGTGGACCCCAGTGGCCAGTTCGTGGACACTGTCAGGGTCCTGCCTTTTGACCCTCGAGGTGCTGGCGTGTACCACGAGGTCAAGGCCATGCGAAAGAAAGCCCCCATCATTTTAGACGCCCGCCAGAGCAACACCATATCCCTCGGCGAAATGGGAGAGGAGGCCCCCTTAGGAGAGCTGGTCATCCCGCCCGGGGCCTTCCGCAGCGCTGACGGTCAGCCCTACACGGGGGCTGTGGAAGCCCAGGTGACCTTCGTGGACCCCCGAAATCTCACTTCGGCAGCCGCCGCGCCCAGCGACCTGCGGTTCGTGGACGCGGACGGGGAGCTTGCCCCACTGCGCACGTACGGCATGTTCTCGGTGGACCTCCGGGCGGCCGGCTCCGCCGAGCAGCTGCACACCGGGCTGGTGGCCGTGCGCGTGGCCGCCGACCAGATCCGGATGCCGGGCCACGTGGAGGCCCTGAAGCTGTGGTCGCTGAACCCTGACACGGGCCTGTGGGAAGAAGAGAGCGGCTTCCAGCGCGAGAGACCGGCGTCTCGGCGGGCCCGCCGGGAGGAGCGGGTCTTCCTGGTGGGCAACGTGGAGATCCGCGAGCGCCGTCTGTTCAACCTGGACGTGCCCGAGCGCCGCCGCTGCTTCGTGAAGGTGCGCGCCTACGCCAACGACAAGTTCAGCCCCAGCGAGCAGGTGGAGGGCGTGGTGGTCACGCTGGTCAATCTGGAGCCCGCCCCCGGCTTCTCGGCCAACCCTCGCGCCTGGGGCCGCTTCGACAGCGCGGTCACCGGCCCGAACGGCGCCTGCCTCCCCGCCTTCTGCGACGCCGACCGGCCCGACGCCTACACCGCCGTGGTCACGGCCACGCTGGGCGGGGAGGAGCTGGAGCCCGCGCCCTCGCGCCCGCGCCCGCTCCCGGCCGCCGTGGGCGTGGCGCAGCCCTACCTGGACCGGCTGGCCTACCGCCGCACCGACCACGACGACCCGGCGCTCAAGCGCAGCGGCTTCCGCATCAACCTCGCCAAGCCCAGGCCCGGCGACCCCTCCGAGGCCAACGGCCCCGTGTACCCGTGGCGCAGCCTGCGCGAGTGCCAGGAGGCCCCGGTGACCGCCAGTCACTTCCGCTTCGCTCGTGTGGAGGCGGACAAATACGAGTACAACGTGGTCCCCTTCCGCGAGGGCGCGCCGGCCTCCTGGACCGGAGACCTCCTGGCCTGGTGGCCCAACCCGCAGGAGTTCCGGGCCTGCTTCCTCAAGGTGAAGATCCAAGGACCCCAGGAGTACATGGTCCGCTCCCACAATTTGGGAGGCACCCACCCCCAGACCCAGGGCCAGCTCTACGGGCTGCGGGATTCCCGGAGTGTCCGGGACCCCCAGCGCCCTAGCTCCTCTGCCGCCTGTGTGGAATTCAAGTGCAGCGGGATGCTGTTCGACCAGCGTCAGGTGGACAGGACGCTGGTGACCGTCATGCCGCAGGGCAGCTGCCGGCGTGTGGCGGTCAACGGGCTCCTGCAGGATTACCTGACGCGGCATCCCCCACCCGCGCCCTCTGATGACCTGGCTGCCTTCTCCATGCTGGCCCCGCTGGACCCCCTGGGTCACAACTATGGTGTCTACACGGTCACCGACCAGAGCCCGAGGCTGGCCAAGGAGATTGCCATCGGCCGCTGCTTCGACGGCTCCTCCGACGGCTTCTCCAGGGAGATGAAGGCCGACGCCGGCACAGCCGTCACCTTCCAGTGCCGGGAGCCAACAGCGGGCCGGCCCAGCCTCTTCCAGAGGCTGCTGGAGTCCCCGTCCGCGGCCCTTGGGGACATCCGAAGGGAGATGGGCCAGGCATCGCGCGTACAGGCCCGAGCCTCGGGTCCACTCCGCACCCGCCGAGGCAGGGCCCAGCAGTGA
- the YJEFN3 gene encoding yjeF N-terminal domain-containing protein 3 isoform X1: MGQMREPMRVFSSGRRSGGGIRAWLGMLVARFWLQLSVCLSVCLCLPTLTLSTAEAAALERELLEDYRFGRQQLVEWCGHASAVAVTKVFPLPALPRKQRTALVVCGPEQNGAVGLACARHLRVFEYEPTIFYPTRSADPLHRDLTTQCEKMDIPFLSYLPAEVQLINNAYRLVVDAVLGPGVEPAEVGGPCTRALATLKLLSIPLVSLDIPSGWDPETGGDAEDGLRPDVLVSLAAPKRCAGRFSGRHHFVAGRFVPDDVRRKFALRLPGYTGTDCIAAL; encoded by the exons ATGGGACAGATGAGGGAACCGATGAGGGTCTTCAGCTCTGGGCGCAGGAGTGGGGGTGGTATTAGGGCCTGGCTCGGAATGCTGGTGGCACGCTTCTGGCTCCAGCTGAGTGTCTGTCTTTCCGTCTGTCTGTGCCTCCCCACCCTGACCCTCAGCACCGCAGAGGCAGCGGCCCTGGAGCGGGAGCTGCTGGAGGACTATCGCTTTGGGCGGCAGCAGCTGGTGGAGTGGTGTGGCCACGCTAGTGCCGTGGCCGTGACCAAG GTGTTCCCTCTGCCCGCTCTCCCCCGGAAGCAGAGGACGGCGCTGGTGGTGTGCGGCCCAGAGCAGAACGGAGCGGTGGGGCTGGCATGCGCGCGGCACCTGCGGGTGTTC GAGTACGAACCCACCATCTTCTACCCCACGCGCTCAGCGGACCCACTGCACCGGGACCTGACTACTCAGTGTGAGAAGATGGACATCCCCTTCCTGTCCTATCTGCCCGCAGAG GTCCAGCTCATCAACAACGCATACAGGCTGGTGGTGGACGCTGTGCTGGGCCCTGGTGTGGAGCCGGCCGAGGTCGGGGGTCCTTGCACACGCGCGCTGGCCACACTCAAGCTACTGTCCATCCCGCTTGTGAGCTTGGACATCCCCTCAG GCTGGGACCCAGAGACTGGCGGCGACGCCGAGGACGGGCTACGACCCGACGTGCTCGTATCGCTGGCGGCGCCCAAGCGCTGCGCCGGCCGCTTCTCCGGGCGCCACCACTTCGTGGCGGGCAGGTTCGTGCCCGACGACGTGCGCCGAAAGTTCGCTCTGCGCCTGCCGGGGTACACGGGCACCGACTGTATCGCGGCGCTCTGA
- the YJEFN3 gene encoding yjeF N-terminal domain-containing protein 3 isoform X2, translating to MSSTDGPDLAEVPEERCFLSTAEAAALERELLEDYRFGRQQLVEWCGHASAVAVTKVFPLPALPRKQRTALVVCGPEQNGAVGLACARHLRVFEYEPTIFYPTRSADPLHRDLTTQCEKMDIPFLSYLPAEVQLINNAYRLVVDAVLGPGVEPAEVGGPCTRALATLKLLSIPLVSLDIPSGWDPETGGDAEDGLRPDVLVSLAAPKRCAGRFSGRHHFVAGRFVPDDVRRKFALRLPGYTGTDCIAAL from the exons ATGAGCAGCACGGATGGTCCGGACCTAGCGGAGGTGCCCGAAGAGCGGTGTTTCCTCAG CACCGCAGAGGCAGCGGCCCTGGAGCGGGAGCTGCTGGAGGACTATCGCTTTGGGCGGCAGCAGCTGGTGGAGTGGTGTGGCCACGCTAGTGCCGTGGCCGTGACCAAG GTGTTCCCTCTGCCCGCTCTCCCCCGGAAGCAGAGGACGGCGCTGGTGGTGTGCGGCCCAGAGCAGAACGGAGCGGTGGGGCTGGCATGCGCGCGGCACCTGCGGGTGTTC GAGTACGAACCCACCATCTTCTACCCCACGCGCTCAGCGGACCCACTGCACCGGGACCTGACTACTCAGTGTGAGAAGATGGACATCCCCTTCCTGTCCTATCTGCCCGCAGAG GTCCAGCTCATCAACAACGCATACAGGCTGGTGGTGGACGCTGTGCTGGGCCCTGGTGTGGAGCCGGCCGAGGTCGGGGGTCCTTGCACACGCGCGCTGGCCACACTCAAGCTACTGTCCATCCCGCTTGTGAGCTTGGACATCCCCTCAG GCTGGGACCCAGAGACTGGCGGCGACGCCGAGGACGGGCTACGACCCGACGTGCTCGTATCGCTGGCGGCGCCCAAGCGCTGCGCCGGCCGCTTCTCCGGGCGCCACCACTTCGTGGCGGGCAGGTTCGTGCCCGACGACGTGCGCCGAAAGTTCGCTCTGCGCCTGCCGGGGTACACGGGCACCGACTGTATCGCGGCGCTCTGA